The DNA segment TGATTTGCTGGCTGGCTTCTGCCTGCAGACTTCCCTGGCACTGGCTCGCTGCCACGCAAATTAAGTAAAAATCAATATCCTCCGGTCTGTAAAACATCGTGTTAGCAATCACACTGCAAACAACTTCTATAATACCCCTCACTCCATACCCAAATAATGGCGAATGTTTTTGTTAAAAGGCAAGTctaaaataaacaggaaaaagaaaagaaaagaaaagaaaaggcaatctTACAGGTTCCTCCTTCGGCAAAACCTTTCCACGACTTGGGTGAGGAGATAATCTTTCTGTGATTATGACCAAACCCTCCTGTCACTTAGCAACACATAATTAAGGAATATGTTTTCAGATCCGCTTTGCAAGCCCGGCCATTATCAGATGAAATTACTGGAGCAACAAATGTCATCGCCATGCAAATCAGTTGGTTGCAAAGAAAGAATGTTTGACTGAGAGAGCAGGCACAGGCCCTCGGAAAAATTATCTGACGTCCCTCCTGCCGCACGTGTATTTGAGAAAGTCAAATAATGATGTGATCAGACTTCAAAAAAATCCATGAGACAAAATCGGAATCTATACGACAAAGCAGAAAATCAGGCCAGTTGCTCAGTCTCCACTtggaaacaaaatgcaaaatgccTGGAAGTCATCGCTAGGAGGTAATATTAATAGCAGACACGGGCCACACAGCGATGGCAGAGAAACTTAAGGTGGTCTCTGCAGGGTTGTGAGGTCCAGCGCCTCGGTCCCCGCCTACAGCTGCTTCAGGGCTATTTTCAAAAAGGTAGATCTTATTGTTTCATCCTGATTTTCACAAgctattcaggaaaaaaaaaaaaaatcatttgaaaaggATTCTGTTTTCTGAATGATGTAGGGGAGGCGGGCGGGGAGGAAAGAAGTGTgtttgaaaggaagaaaactgatttacattttaaatttgtggTCAAGACTCtagagttaaaataaaaattgtaaatggtGCTCTGAGGACGCCCACCTAGGACTTCATCCACAATGTCCAAGGAAACACACGCCATAAATCACACCTGGCACACGTTGTGAAGGAAACCACCTACCATCACTCTCCCTTTCCTGGACTTGGAAATACATCCTTCCCTTCAAGCACGCGGAATTCCCAACTGTATTTTCTGATATGAGAGACTAAATCTGTTTTTGAAACTGAGTTCTGAGGGATTTCAACATCTTGCTTTGTTTAACCCACAagtatgcaaacacacacattttcatcTCCACGGTGGGTAATCACTGCCTCTGATATGGCGTGCGGACCCGTGAGAGGTACGTTTCCACACGATCACGCCCTTCTAAATGGAGGATGCACACTTTACAGCCAGCATTTGATGAAACATTCCTGCCTTCTCCAAAGTTCCCTAGTGTGAACTACAGAAAGGGCCACCCCTCgtgagctcaaggctgcagtctGTTCTGAGTGACTTGCGACTTTCTCCAAGAAACACAGTTGAGTTTTACCACTGTAATGGGAAATCTACACATCAACCCGACCTCAACTAAAGAACAGGAGGGCACTGCTGCCCCAGCAGATCTGGCCTGACACACAAATCTGATTAACTTAAGAGAAGCCGTGTCAACTGGCCACAGTGCTGCGTCCTTCTTgtttggtggtgtgtgtgtgtggcctggTGAGTGAGGACTTGCCATCCTATGTTCAAACTTCCACAACCCCGCACCCCCCTGCTCCCCCCAGGTCCCCAGGCAGGGCAGGCGGGCAGGATGTATTACTTGGTTCTGGTGCAAGCATGGTGGACACGATGATGGGCGCCCCTGTGCGCCGGGCCACCTTCTGGTACGGTGAGTGAGGCGTGTGGAGGCTCTGGCTGGCCGGCGGCAGGGTGGATGGCCCCAGGGGTGCACCTGGCTTCCGCAAGACCTGGGGGCTGCCGTGAGGGCTGGGCAGCGGAGAGGCGGCCACGTTGCGCTCCCTCTTTAGCAGCTCCATGGGCACCGTGTATGCTGTGGAGTAGGCTGTTCTGGGGCCTGGGTGAAGGGGGTTTGAGGGGCCCGGGTTAGTCAAGGCCACCCCTGCCTGCAGGGGGTACGTGGGGCTCAGACGCGCTGTCAGGGCGCAAGGGGTGGGAGAGCTGTACCCGGAGTTGGAGGGGAAGTGTGGGGCATGGGTGCCCACGCCAGGGGCAGAATAGGTGGCCGCCGTCTCCAGGAGGTGCTGAGATGGTGCGCTGGAGGGACGGCGAGCTGGGTCTCCAGCTCGGGGGGATGCTGTCTGCAGAGGAGCCGCAGGCTGGGGCTGCAGGGCCGCAGCGCCCAGAGAAGCCAAGTCACCATGGAGCAGTTCGCTTCGGTGGCTGAAGCTGCTGGACCGCGCCCGGGGCAGCGGGCCTCCCCGGTCCTGCCTCCGCAGCTGCATTTCGGTCCTGCAGCTATTGGCCAGGCGGCTCAGAACACGGGCCTGGCCCAGGTTGGGTGCGACAGACTTGATATCCGCGTCCTCCAGGGTAGCCAGGACGGCCGGGGAGTCAAAGCCCTGCTGCAGTAGGGCTCCCAGCGTGGCCTCTGCCAGTCCCTCCGCCCGCAGAAAGGCCAGGAACTCAGGGGGCACGGTCCTCTTGCCACCAGGACCCTGGAAGGTGGACAGGTCAGCTTCGTAAGTCTCGTAAGCCATCTTGGATGGGATGCTTTCCCGGGCAGGCCCGTAGCCACGATTCAGGGCCCCTGGGGCCACCCCTGTGCTGCCTTCGGGGGCAGCAGCTGAACTGGGGTCCACAACCAGGCACGTTGGGGCCACCTGTCTGGCAGGGGCAGGGTCAATGGGTCTTTCGCTGATGTCGCTGAAGACCTGGCTGAGGGGGTAGGCAGGCACCTCCGCCCCATACCTGGTGTCGGGCTGCTCCCGTCCATACCGCCCGGGAGATGCAGCCCTGCTCTGTGTCTGCCGCCCCTGAGGGATCATTTTACCTCCAGGATCCCGGTACAGGTGACCGGCGTCCTGCAGGGCAGGTGACCGGCCTTGCATTGGATCCCATGACGTTCTGCTGCCAAGCACTCCGTAGCTGGGGACCGGCCGGCTGACTCCTGGGTCCCGATAGAGGGGAGGCTCTTTGGGTACCCTAGCAGCTCCAGACGGATCACTGTAGTACTCCCGTGGCAGCAGGGGGCTGCGACCAGACATCACTGCCTGTCTGCTGTCGTAGAAGGTGAAGTCAGGAGTAGACCCCTTTCTTGCAGCCACTGAGTTATAAACGGCCTCCCGGTACAGGTAGGGCTCGGCGGCCACGGGCAGGGCAGCGTCCTGTGGTCGGTGGTTTGGCTCAAACCAAGTCCCCTCTGCTGTGCCATACGTCAGGGAGCTTCTCCTCCCCAGAGGCCGCAGGGACTCGGCGTTCTCCCAGGGGCCCTCGTACCACCCGGCAGCATCCCAGCTCTGAGAACGACCAATATTTATATGCCTGCTGGGAACTGGCATTGGAAAAAAAATGACTGCGGATGAGGCAGAGGAgaagcttttctttataaatcttcCATTACATACATCAAAAACAGACCTGGCTGTGTGCTAACCCTTCCGAGACGGCAGGGACAACCAACTGGGGGTTTTCTGTTTCAAAGCATGGCCTAAATTATTAATCCTCCGAAACCTTAGCAGACAAAACGTAAGACTCACGGTAACTTTGCCTCACTCCCCAACGATAGCCAGAGAGGTCTGTTCCTTACAGCTCAGTCCCAGAGAGGAGGCTGTCCCCAGCCTGCCAGGTCCCCCTTCCTGGCTGGTGTGCTCACATGGACCAGGGCTCTCTCAGCATGCGGATTAGGAGCTAAATAAAACCCCTAAAGCTTTGTTCCATGTGACATCTCGTTAGACTGATGAAGCCGGTGGCTTGCTCTATCCAGCCCTCCCAAGCTGCAACTGGGATTTACTTCCACACTGACGCTCACGTTTATACTCCCTCTTCCAAGCACCAGGGTACTTTTAGGATGAACCCTGCCTCCCCCTCTGGAAGGGGCTGTTCCCACCCCCGCCACTGATTCCTGAGAGGTAACAGAAGCAAAATAAGGCTGCTTCAATGTCAGTCCACTCTTAATCCACCGCGATGAAACGTTAATCCATGGCACAGCTAAACACAAATTAAACGTGGATAAACAGAAAAAGGTCCACACGTGATCCTAGGCCATGGATGCCTAGCCCAAAAAAGGGCCAGCTCTGAAACCTGATGCTTTGATAATACTGAGATCTGGCTTTGAGACGACTCTTTGGTTGTGAATCAAACGGGTTTCCGAGCTCAAGCCCAAATGCATTCTTTACCTTATTACTGTGAAACACAGATGGGCTCATGCTGCCGGGGGGCCGGGGAGTGCCAGGGAAGGGCGTGTGTAATCTGGGATTTAAAGTGACCGCAACAGAAGTCACAGGAACAGGAGGATGGGTGACTAAACCTTACACTGCAAAGCAAAACTGGGAAGCGGCTGCATCTGGATATCTCATCTTCCTTTAGGTATGTCAGGATGAAAAGCCTAATTCCAGCAGGCTTAGATCCTGCAGATGCTTTTCCATATTCACATGGATTAACCTTTCAGAGTCCACAAAGGACTTCAGGC comes from the Pan troglodytes isolate AG18354 chromosome 8, NHGRI_mPanTro3-v2.0_pri, whole genome shotgun sequence genome and includes:
- the CTBP2 gene encoding C-terminal-binding protein 2 isoform X3; translated protein: MPVPSRHINIGRSQSWDAAGWYEGPWENAESLRPLGRRSSLTYGTAEGTWFEPNHRPQDAALPVAAEPYLYREAVYNSVAARKGSTPDFTFYDSRQAVMSGRSPLLPREYYSDPSGAARVPKEPPLYRDPGVSRPVPSYGVLGSRTSWDPMQGRSPALQDAGHLYRDPGGKMIPQGRQTQSRAASPGRYGREQPDTRYGAEVPAYPLSQVFSDISERPIDPAPARQVAPTCLVVDPSSAAAPEGSTGVAPGALNRGYGPARESIPSKMAYETYEADLSTFQGPGGKRTVPPEFLAFLRAEGLAEATLGALLQQGFDSPAVLATLEDADIKSVAPNLGQARVLSRLANSCRTEMQLRRQDRGGPLPRARSSSFSHRSELLHGDLASLGAAALQPQPAAPLQTASPRAGDPARRPSSAPSQHLLETAATYSAPGVGTHAPHFPSNSGYSSPTPCALTARLSPTYPLQAGVALTNPGPSNPLHPGPRTAYSTAYTVPMELLKRERNVAASPLPSPHGSPQVLRKPGAPLGPSTLPPASQSLHTPHSPYQKVARRTGAPIIVSTMLAPEPSIRPQIMNGPLHPRPLVALLDGRDCTVEMPILKDLATVAFCDAQSTQEIHEKVLNEAVGAMMYHTITLTREDLEKFKALRVIVRIGSGYDNVDIKAAGELGIAVCNIPSAAVEETADSTICHILNLYRRNTWLYQALREGTRVQSVEQIREVASGAARIRGETLGLIGFGRTGQAVAVRAKAFGFSVIFYDPYLQDGIERSLGVQRVYTLQDLLYQSDCVSLHCNLNEHNHHLINDFTIKQMRQGAFLVNAARGGLVDEKALAQALKEGRIRGAALDVHESEPFSFAQGPLKDAPNLICTPHTAWYSEQASLEMREAAATEIRRAITGRIPESLRNCVNKEFFVTSAPWSVIDQQAIHPELNGATYRYPPGIVGVAPGGLPAAMEGIIPGGIPVTHNLPTVAHPSQAPSPNQPTKHGDNREHPNEQ